The proteins below come from a single Maylandia zebra isolate NMK-2024a linkage group LG23, Mzebra_GT3a, whole genome shotgun sequence genomic window:
- the lg23h7orf57 gene encoding uncharacterized protein C7orf57 homolog has translation MVKKKKAQVQPHYDYLITDTHDLPPCAPEVGSRCRRKCLCPALLLEEEEREANDKMSAAVPNHRRTKPGGIKPGAANSGVTGPTSQIPGLCQTATESAPAERISGRRVGIFETDSDYVKLAKQGGHKGLLSHDVDDDDMPKKTYNPSNWFGGDESKSGSKETSPDGQMKGGRQPLAPPFGTDNSTSWERETDRFTQGKEKMSPDAPGSEMEGLTITNKYKRRSYDKKTTPVSMSKLLSHGYVEGQKKSLNDDDASSVTSEQTSTVATEDVDDLE, from the exons atggttaagaaaaaaaaagctcaagtCCAACCTCATTACGATTACCTGATCACAG ACACACACGATCTTCCTCCTTGTGCACCGGAAGTGGGCAGCAGGTGCCGCAGGAAGTGTCTGTGTCCAGCCCTGCTTCTAGAAGAAGAGGAACGAGAAGCTAACG ATAAAATGAGTGCTGCTGTACCCAACCATAGAAGGACCAAGCCTGGTG GCATAAAGCCCGGGGCGGCGAACAGCGGCGTGACGGGACCGACCTCCCAGATCCCTGGGCTGTGCCAGACCGCCACTGAAAGCGCTCCAGCGGAGAGGATCAGTGGGCGGCGAGTTGGGATATTTGAGACGGACTCGGACTATGTCAAGCTTGCGAAGCAGGGGGGACACAAAG GGCTGTTGAGCCACGATGTGGACGATGACGACATGCCGAAGAAAACCTACAATCCATCCAACTGGTTTGGAGGAGATGAGTCAAAGAG CGGAAGCAAGGAAACGTCTCCCGATGGCCAGATGAAGGGAGGCAGGCAGCCTCTTGCCCCGCCGTTTGGCACTGATAACAGTACATCCTGGGAAAGAGAGACTGATAGATTTACCCAGGGTAAAGAGAAG ATGTCTCCTGATGCTCCAGGCTCTGAGATGGAGGGTCTGACAATAACCAACAAATACAAAAGAAG GTCTTATGATAAGAAGACTACACCCGTCAGCATGTCCAAGCTGCTGAGTCACGGCTACGTGGAGGGGCAGAAGAAGTCACTCAATGACGACGATGCCTCAA gTGTGACCTCAGAACAGACGAGCACTGTCGCGACGGAGGACGTGGACGATCTGGAGTAG
- the LOC101485113 gene encoding four and a half LIM domains protein 2 gives MGERYDCTECQESLYGHKYILKEEKPYCIKCYETLFSNTCEVCQKLISCTSKDLSYKDCHWHSDCFLCNKCSRSLVDRPFATKNEALMCIECYSNEYSAKCHACLKNIMPGSKKMEHKGNSWHESCFTCNRCQQPIGTRSFVQKDANNYCLPCYEKQFALQCVHCKKPITTGGVNYHDQPWHKECFVCIGCKQQLAGQRFTSRDDFAYCLDCFCNLFAKKCAYCTTPISGLGGSKYISFEQRQWHNDCFNCKRCCVSLVGRGFLTYKDDILCPDCGKDI, from the exons ATGGGCGAGCGTTATGATTGCACAGAGTGTCAGGAGTCCCTGTACGGCCATAAGTACATCCTGAAGGAGGAAAAGCCCTACTGCATCAAGTGCTATGAGACACTATTCTCCAACACTTGTGAAGTGTGCCAGAAGCTCATCAGCTGCACAAGCAAG GATCTGTCGTACAAGGATTGCCACTGGCACAGCGACTGCTTCCTCTGCAACAAGTGCAGCCGGTCTCTGGTCGATCGGCCCTTTGCCACCAAAAATGAAGCGCTCATGTGCATCGAGTGCTATAGCAACGAGTACTCTGCCAAGTGCCACGCGTGTCTGAAGAACATCATGCCAG GCTCTAAAAAGATGGAGCATAAGGGCAACAGTTGGCATGAGAGTTGCTTCACCTGCAACCGTTGCCAGCAGCCCATTGGCACCAGGAGCTTTGTCCAGAAGGATGCCAACAACTACTGTCTGCCCTGCTATGAGAAGCAGTTTGCTCTGCAGTGCGTCCACTGCAAGAAG CCCATCACCACTGGAGGTGTGAACTACCACGACCAGCCTTGGCATAAGGAGTGCTTTGTTTGCATCGGGTGCAAGCAGCAGCTGGCCGGCCAGAGGTTTACCTCTCGAGATGATTTTGCCTACTGCCTTGATTGCTTTTGCAACCTGTTTGCTAAGAAATGTGCTTACTGCACCACCCCAATCAGCG GTCTTGGGGGGAGCAAATACATCTCTTTCGAGCAGCGCCAGTGGCACAACGATTGCTTCAACTGCAAACGGTGCTGCGTGTCTCTGGTTGGTCGGGGTTTCCTGACGTACAAAGACGACATTCTGTGCCCCGACTGCGGCAAGGACATCTGA